A window of the Radiobacillus deserti genome harbors these coding sequences:
- the betB gene encoding betaine-aldehyde dehydrogenase has product MSLKNQQYINGKWVDSISGETREIINPFNQEVIATVPEGDEADAKAAIAAARDAFDKGEWSSTPATERGAIVRTIAEFIERDKEELARLESLDTGKTVEESRGDMDDIAGVFRYYAELADKMGGELIDSPVPNSVSKVVHEPVGVCGQITPWNYPLLQASWKLAPALATGNTLIMKPSEITPLTTIKVFELMEEAGVPAGVANLVLGAGHTVGAELSSNVDVDLISFTGGIVTGKKIMQAASVNVKKLALELGGKNPNIIFADADFDTAVDQALNGVFFHAGQICSAGTRLIVEESIHDQFVDALVERVKKFKLGSGFDEATQMGPLISAEHLAKVEKYVEAGVKEGATLAVGGRRPEEPELQKGFFYLPTIFTNCTTDMTIVQEEAFGPVITVETFRSEEEAVKLANDSIYGLAGGVWTNDIVKAERCVAKMRMGTVWINDFNLYFPHAPWGGFKQSGIGRELGRLGIEEYTETKHIFHNLKPEPIHWF; this is encoded by the coding sequence TTGAGTCTAAAAAACCAACAATACATAAATGGAAAATGGGTGGATTCGATTTCAGGGGAAACGCGCGAAATTATAAACCCATTTAACCAGGAAGTCATTGCAACTGTTCCAGAAGGGGATGAAGCAGACGCAAAAGCTGCAATTGCTGCAGCAAGAGATGCTTTTGATAAGGGGGAATGGTCTTCTACACCAGCGACAGAGCGTGGAGCAATCGTTCGAACAATTGCCGAGTTCATAGAAAGAGATAAAGAAGAGCTTGCTAGACTGGAATCATTAGATACTGGTAAAACAGTAGAAGAAAGCCGTGGAGACATGGACGATATCGCAGGCGTATTTCGTTATTATGCCGAGCTTGCAGATAAAATGGGTGGAGAACTGATTGATTCCCCTGTTCCAAACTCAGTGAGCAAGGTTGTTCACGAGCCAGTTGGAGTGTGTGGGCAAATTACACCGTGGAATTATCCGTTACTTCAAGCGTCTTGGAAGCTAGCACCAGCGCTTGCGACAGGAAATACGTTAATTATGAAGCCGAGTGAAATCACACCACTTACGACAATCAAGGTGTTCGAGCTAATGGAGGAAGCGGGAGTACCTGCTGGGGTGGCAAATCTAGTGCTTGGTGCTGGCCATACCGTTGGTGCAGAGCTATCTAGTAATGTGGATGTGGATCTTATTTCGTTTACTGGTGGAATTGTGACCGGAAAGAAAATTATGCAAGCTGCAAGCGTGAACGTGAAGAAGCTTGCACTTGAATTAGGTGGCAAAAATCCGAATATTATTTTTGCGGATGCCGATTTTGACACAGCTGTAGATCAAGCCTTAAACGGTGTATTTTTCCATGCAGGTCAAATTTGCTCCGCTGGTACAAGACTCATTGTAGAAGAGAGCATCCACGATCAATTTGTCGATGCACTAGTGGAGCGCGTGAAGAAGTTTAAACTAGGAAGCGGATTTGATGAAGCTACACAGATGGGTCCACTAATTTCCGCTGAGCATCTTGCGAAGGTAGAAAAGTATGTAGAAGCAGGGGTCAAAGAAGGAGCTACGTTAGCTGTTGGTGGTCGTCGCCCCGAGGAGCCAGAGCTACAAAAAGGCTTCTTCTACTTACCAACCATTTTCACGAATTGTACAACAGACATGACGATCGTGCAAGAGGAGGCGTTTGGTCCTGTTATTACGGTGGAAACATTCCGTTCGGAAGAGGAAGCAGTGAAGCTAGCAAACGACTCAATCTACGGACTGGCTGGTGGTGTCTGGACAAACGATATCGTAAAAGCGGAACGCTGTGTTGCGAAGATGCGCATGGGTACGGTTTGGATTAACGATTTCAATCTTTATTTCCCTCATGCACCTTGGGGTGGCTTTAAGCAGTCTGGTATTGGACGTGAATTAGGAAGACTAGGGATTGAAGAATATACGGAGACCAAGCATATATTCCATAATCTGAAGCCAGAACCGATTCATTGGTTCTAG
- a CDS encoding chemotaxis protein CheW produces MEQQVIIKINEVEFGIPVSQVISIEKTVELTPIPNTPSYMLGIVDIREQVLPVLDLNMLLFNKQVNQDDNTRLIIVKSVHQTIVLMVEEAKEITVIYEEDIQSLQNQSLKQSFIAGLAKVNEKLISLLNVDDLMGNLTSMDLIQDYVRQSIHGQNESSKQQN; encoded by the coding sequence ATGGAGCAACAGGTCATTATAAAGATTAATGAAGTAGAATTTGGTATTCCAGTCAGTCAAGTGATTTCTATTGAAAAGACAGTTGAACTAACCCCAATACCAAATACTCCTAGTTATATGCTGGGAATTGTTGATATTAGAGAACAGGTCTTACCTGTGTTGGATTTAAATATGCTCTTATTTAATAAACAAGTAAATCAAGATGATAATACGCGGCTAATCATTGTAAAATCCGTCCATCAAACGATAGTTTTGATGGTTGAAGAGGCGAAAGAAATAACGGTTATTTATGAAGAGGATATCCAATCTCTACAAAACCAAAGTTTGAAACAGAGCTTTATAGCAGGTCTCGCAAAAGTAAATGAAAAACTAATTTCTTTACTAAATGTAGATGACCTTATGGGGAATTTAACTAGTATGGATTTAATCCAAGACTATGTTCGTCAAAGCATTCATGGACAAAATGAATCATCGAAACAGCAAAATTAA
- a CDS encoding glycine betaine ABC transporter substrate-binding protein, with protein sequence MNTWKKQLSFIFVLLMVAVLAACGSTDEEANSEKEKADADAEVNDEELTIGQINWAENIAVTNMWKAILEDKGYNVKLNVLNMGTTMKALESGDLDASLEIWLPVQDANYLEKYQDTVNFSEATWFDNAKVGLVVPTYLEDINSVEDLNEHKEMFNGEIIGFDPGAGTMEVTEQLIKDYNLEFELLPSSEPAMIGQIGKAIKNEEPIVAPLWSPHWVFSKYDLKFLEDPQKTFGGVEKIHHATRHGFEEDYPKVSEWFKNWKMDDQQIGQLIDYVESAEDPLEGAKKWIGENQELVDEWVK encoded by the coding sequence ATGAACACATGGAAAAAACAACTTAGCTTCATTTTTGTGCTGCTAATGGTTGCTGTGCTTGCAGCGTGCGGAAGCACGGACGAGGAAGCAAATAGTGAAAAGGAAAAAGCAGATGCAGATGCAGAGGTTAACGATGAGGAATTAACCATTGGACAAATTAACTGGGCTGAAAATATTGCAGTAACGAATATGTGGAAAGCCATTTTAGAAGATAAAGGCTATAACGTGAAGTTAAACGTACTGAACATGGGTACAACGATGAAAGCTTTAGAAAGTGGCGACTTAGATGCCAGTTTAGAAATTTGGCTACCGGTCCAAGATGCGAACTATCTAGAAAAATACCAGGATACGGTTAATTTCTCCGAAGCTACTTGGTTTGATAATGCAAAAGTAGGACTTGTTGTTCCAACCTATCTAGAAGATATAAACAGTGTAGAAGACTTAAACGAGCATAAAGAAATGTTTAATGGGGAAATTATCGGCTTTGATCCTGGTGCAGGGACGATGGAAGTAACCGAGCAATTAATTAAAGATTATAACCTTGAATTTGAACTACTACCAAGCTCTGAGCCTGCGATGATTGGCCAGATTGGAAAAGCAATTAAAAATGAAGAGCCTATTGTTGCACCACTTTGGAGCCCACACTGGGTTTTCTCTAAATATGACTTGAAATTCCTAGAAGATCCACAAAAAACATTTGGTGGTGTAGAGAAAATTCACCACGCGACAAGACACGGATTTGAAGAAGATTATCCGAAAGTTAGTGAATGGTTTAAAAACTGGAAAATGGATGACCAACAAATCGGTCAGCTTATCGACTATGTAGAAAGCGCAGAAGATCCGCTTGAAGGTGCTAAGAAGTGGATTGGAGAAAATCAAGAGTTGGTTGATGAGTGGGTGAAGTAA
- the cudC gene encoding choline uptake/conversion transcriptional regulator CudC, protein MSESTEKSKKKIEEAKDKVIGAIAETMDLYGVTPAAGNLYATMYFKDQMTLDEMRTELEMSKPSMSTSVRRLQEIEMVKKTFTRGSRKHTYTAEKNFFRSFMAFYCQMWEREVKMNLEAVEEAQEDLLDVIKDSSSTPDIVAEAKKYYDQLEESKTYYHWLEDLVASIRSGKIFEFLPKDKHE, encoded by the coding sequence ATGAGTGAATCTACGGAAAAATCCAAAAAGAAAATAGAAGAAGCCAAGGATAAAGTCATTGGCGCCATCGCAGAAACGATGGACCTATACGGAGTAACACCTGCTGCTGGCAACTTATACGCAACCATGTACTTTAAAGACCAAATGACACTCGATGAAATGCGCACAGAGCTTGAAATGAGTAAACCTAGCATGAGTACTAGTGTCCGTAGACTGCAAGAAATAGAGATGGTAAAAAAAACCTTTACTCGTGGCTCTAGGAAGCATACCTATACGGCAGAGAAAAATTTCTTCCGGTCCTTTATGGCGTTTTATTGTCAAATGTGGGAGCGAGAAGTGAAAATGAACTTGGAAGCCGTAGAAGAAGCGCAGGAAGATTTGCTAGATGTGATAAAAGATTCCTCTAGCACACCAGACATCGTGGCAGAGGCCAAAAAATACTACGATCAATTAGAAGAGTCCAAAACTTACTATCACTGGTTAGAGGACTTAGTTGCAAGTATTAGAAGTGGGAAGATATTTGAATTTCTACCTAAAGATAAACACGAATAA
- a CDS encoding sigma-70 family RNA polymerase sigma factor: protein MQIHEENEFGKLRHQELFLKLVKTYSEEVKRIIYFYIKDPIMAEDILQDTFISCYKKLSSFRHQSSYKTWLIRIAINQSKDYLKKSYVKRIVLGQIREKPSTLYTPEYRTLQNERDKAIINQVNQLPVKQKDVILLYYYEEYDIEEIAEVLQTKQNTVKTRLYRARETLKRNLEGKDVDYEF, encoded by the coding sequence ATGCAGATTCATGAAGAAAATGAATTTGGTAAGCTAAGACATCAAGAATTATTCCTCAAGTTAGTTAAAACATACTCTGAAGAAGTAAAAAGAATAATCTATTTCTATATAAAAGATCCAATAATGGCTGAAGATATCCTTCAAGACACTTTTATTTCTTGTTACAAAAAACTAAGTTCATTTAGACATCAATCAAGTTACAAAACTTGGTTAATTAGAATAGCAATTAACCAAAGTAAGGACTACTTAAAAAAATCCTATGTAAAACGTATTGTTCTCGGTCAAATAAGAGAAAAACCCTCAACATTATATACCCCTGAATATAGGACATTACAAAACGAAAGAGATAAGGCAATCATTAACCAAGTTAATCAACTCCCTGTAAAACAAAAGGATGTTATCCTGCTCTATTACTATGAAGAATATGATATTGAAGAGATTGCTGAAGTTCTACAAACAAAACAAAATACTGTTAAGACAAGACTTTACAGAGCTAGGGAAACTCTAAAGAGAAATTTAGAAGGAAAGGATGTAGATTATGAGTTTTGA
- the betA gene encoding choline dehydrogenase, producing MSETYDIVIVGGGSAGSVLGDRLSEDGNRSVLVLEAGRKDFAWDLLIQMPAALPFPAGKRLYDWRYASDPEPYMNGRRVKHARGKVLGGSGSINGMIFQRGNPLDYERWGADAGMETWDFAHCLPYFKRMENALAADSDDELRGHDGPLKLERGPAKNPLFQAFFDAAVEAGYSKTPDVNGFRQEGFGPFDKHVYKGRRFGPSRAYLHPAMKRSNLTVKTRAFVTSIDFDGTRANGVTYQRNGKTHKVTAGEVILAGGAINTPQLLQLSGVGDAEHLRSLGIKPVVNLPGVGENLQDHLEAYIQYSCPLPVSEQPNLNKAKMPLIGLQWLLGRKGPAATNHFEGGGFVRSNEDVDYPNLMFHFLPVAVRYDGQKADTAHGFQVHVGPMYSDARGSLKIRSKDPKEHPSMVYNYLSTEQDRREWVEAVKISREIMAQPSMKPYNSGEISPGPSVRTDEEILEWVANDAETALHPSCTAKMGPASDPMAVVDPLTMKVHGLDNVRVVDASAMPYVTNGNIHAPVLMLAEKASDIILGRKPLDPIDADYYRHGVHPADAGTVKA from the coding sequence ATGAGTGAAACATACGATATTGTAATAGTTGGTGGTGGCAGTGCGGGCTCCGTACTAGGCGACCGTTTAAGTGAAGATGGAAACCGTAGTGTGCTGGTATTAGAGGCAGGCCGTAAGGATTTTGCATGGGATCTATTAATTCAAATGCCAGCTGCTTTGCCGTTCCCAGCAGGGAAGAGACTCTACGACTGGAGATATGCATCAGACCCTGAACCGTATATGAATGGCCGCCGTGTGAAGCATGCTCGTGGAAAGGTGCTTGGCGGATCAGGCTCTATCAATGGTATGATTTTTCAACGCGGTAACCCATTAGACTACGAACGCTGGGGAGCAGATGCAGGTATGGAAACGTGGGATTTTGCGCATTGTCTTCCATATTTCAAACGGATGGAAAATGCGTTAGCGGCGGATTCAGATGACGAGCTTCGTGGTCATGATGGTCCTCTTAAATTAGAGCGCGGACCAGCTAAAAATCCTTTATTCCAAGCCTTCTTTGACGCTGCGGTAGAGGCGGGCTATTCCAAAACACCTGATGTGAATGGGTTCAGACAAGAAGGATTCGGACCGTTTGATAAGCATGTCTATAAAGGAAGAAGATTTGGTCCTTCGCGTGCTTATTTGCATCCGGCTATGAAGCGTTCGAACCTTACTGTAAAAACGCGTGCTTTTGTTACGAGCATTGATTTCGATGGGACACGAGCAAATGGGGTTACGTATCAGCGAAATGGAAAGACGCACAAAGTGACGGCAGGTGAAGTGATACTGGCTGGTGGGGCAATCAATACACCGCAGCTACTTCAATTATCTGGTGTAGGCGATGCGGAGCACTTGCGCTCACTTGGTATCAAACCGGTCGTAAATCTTCCGGGTGTTGGGGAAAACCTTCAGGATCACCTTGAAGCTTATATCCAGTATTCTTGTCCGTTACCAGTTTCGGAGCAGCCGAACTTAAATAAAGCAAAAATGCCTTTGATTGGGTTACAGTGGCTGCTCGGACGAAAAGGTCCAGCAGCAACGAACCATTTCGAAGGGGGAGGGTTTGTTCGTTCCAACGAGGACGTAGATTACCCGAACCTAATGTTCCACTTCCTACCGGTAGCGGTACGCTACGATGGACAAAAAGCGGACACGGCTCACGGATTCCAGGTTCACGTTGGGCCCATGTATTCGGATGCGAGAGGGTCATTAAAGATTCGTTCTAAGGATCCGAAAGAGCACCCGAGCATGGTCTACAACTATCTTTCCACCGAGCAGGATCGTCGAGAATGGGTAGAGGCTGTGAAGATTTCACGTGAAATCATGGCTCAGCCATCTATGAAGCCATATAATTCTGGAGAAATTTCTCCGGGCCCTTCAGTTCGTACAGACGAAGAAATATTGGAATGGGTAGCGAACGATGCAGAGACCGCCCTTCACCCGAGCTGTACAGCAAAAATGGGACCAGCTTCTGATCCGATGGCTGTCGTTGATCCTTTAACGATGAAGGTACACGGTCTCGATAATGTACGAGTGGTTGATGCCTCTGCTATGCCTTATGTGACGAACGGAAATATCCATGCACCAGTGCTGATGCTAGCGGAAAAGGCATCGGATATTATTCTTGGACGTAAACCATTGGATCCGATTGATGCGGATTACTATCGTCATGGTGTACACCCGGCGGATGCAGGGACAGTAAAAGCGTAA
- a CDS encoding methyl-accepting chemotaxis protein has translation MNLSIKQKLIGSFLIVSIIFGIASFISYNDTKESNESYEYVVETVAELRSIIQSIQTDAALQTGYYRAFMLYEDSGHNRDLMNEANDRISKSIAKAKELSTLQETVDRLNNIQQANDEFREIANQVMDESNTDKEQAIEDGLELIVPISNQLTEDTLSMHDWLKNDILQVRFKETQEKSDAASSTLLLLSIIAVLLAIGSGVVISILISKPIVKLGNIAKQVASGDLKAESVKIKSKDEIYYLNESFEQMTNNLREMISSIAENSNQVAASSEQLNASAEQSTTATQTVASSIQEIASGAEETTTKLEYNTNSLKEVLRGVSHISESSASVSELSKQTSKEAEEGSKFVENNVTQMKFIHESVGRSNQVISSLSHRSKEIGTILDVISDIADQTNLLALNAAIEAARAGEHGKGFAVVADEVRKLAEQSQTSAKSIEELIAFIQQDTDESVKIMNEVVTNAEEGVKVSEQTSTKFAQILDSTKNITPQIEQVTATVQQITASIDDVTNSAIEVSELAQTNAASSEEVAASTEEQLASMQEIDASAQSLAQMAEELKIMVSKFKY, from the coding sequence ATGAATCTATCCATTAAACAGAAATTAATTGGAAGTTTTCTTATCGTTTCTATCATTTTTGGAATAGCATCTTTCATATCTTATAACGATACGAAGGAATCAAATGAATCATACGAATATGTGGTTGAAACAGTTGCGGAATTAAGATCTATCATCCAATCTATTCAAACTGATGCAGCCTTGCAAACTGGTTATTATCGTGCATTTATGCTATATGAAGATAGTGGGCACAATAGAGATTTAATGAATGAAGCGAATGATAGAATTAGTAAGTCTATTGCTAAAGCGAAAGAATTGTCTACTTTACAGGAAACGGTTGACCGCCTAAATAACATTCAACAAGCAAATGATGAGTTTAGAGAAATTGCCAACCAAGTTATGGATGAAAGTAATACGGATAAAGAGCAAGCAATCGAAGATGGATTAGAATTAATTGTTCCAATCAGTAATCAGTTGACGGAGGATACTCTGTCTATGCATGATTGGTTAAAGAATGATATTTTACAAGTAAGATTTAAAGAAACACAAGAGAAATCAGATGCAGCTAGCAGCACCTTGTTACTACTAAGTATCATTGCAGTTCTATTAGCAATCGGTAGTGGTGTGGTGATTTCTATTCTTATCTCGAAACCAATTGTTAAATTAGGGAACATAGCAAAACAAGTAGCATCTGGAGACTTAAAAGCGGAATCGGTAAAAATTAAAAGCAAGGATGAAATTTATTATTTAAATGAATCGTTCGAACAAATGACTAATAATTTGCGAGAAATGATTAGTTCTATTGCGGAAAATTCAAACCAGGTAGCAGCTTCTTCTGAACAATTAAACGCAAGTGCTGAACAATCTACTACAGCTACACAAACAGTTGCATCATCTATTCAAGAGATTGCAAGCGGAGCAGAAGAAACAACAACCAAATTAGAATACAATACTAATTCCTTAAAAGAAGTTTTACGAGGTGTTTCACACATTTCAGAAAGCTCTGCAAGTGTATCTGAACTTTCCAAACAGACATCGAAAGAAGCAGAAGAAGGAAGTAAATTTGTTGAAAATAACGTAACCCAAATGAAATTTATACATGAATCCGTCGGTCGATCCAACCAAGTCATTTCTTCGTTATCCCATCGTTCTAAAGAAATTGGTACAATCTTGGATGTGATTAGTGATATAGCCGACCAAACGAATTTATTAGCTTTAAATGCAGCGATAGAAGCAGCGAGAGCTGGTGAACATGGAAAAGGGTTTGCTGTAGTCGCTGATGAAGTTCGTAAATTAGCGGAACAGTCCCAAACATCGGCCAAGAGCATTGAGGAATTGATAGCCTTCATTCAACAAGATACAGATGAGTCCGTCAAAATTATGAATGAAGTAGTAACAAATGCTGAAGAAGGTGTAAAGGTGTCTGAACAAACATCCACCAAATTCGCTCAAATCCTAGATAGCACAAAAAACATTACACCTCAAATTGAGCAAGTTACAGCAACTGTTCAACAGATAACCGCAAGTATTGATGACGTTACAAATTCAGCTATAGAAGTTTCTGAATTAGCTCAGACTAATGCTGCTAGTTCAGAGGAGGTAGCAGCATCAACGGAGGAACAACTTGCTTCTATGCAAGAAATTGATGCTTCTGCTCAATCTTTAGCACAGATGGCAGAAGAATTGAAAATAATGGTAAGTAAATTTAAATATTAA